The following proteins are encoded in a genomic region of Ostrea edulis chromosome 7, xbOstEdul1.1, whole genome shotgun sequence:
- the LOC125680465 gene encoding zinc finger protein 862-like: MLGLKFVEGAIPGKKLKLSNPDSTKNNKNYEAKRPPRKFNPKWKEGRSWLTYNDEKSAMTCSVCVERYASKSGSNRTPTGISSNLKGQNTFLDGCTNFRVTAVVDHESSVAHKKAIEFQNASAKTGSDILTNTSAGKALQSLRKAEKDRLVFLFRNAHAVMKHNRPMRDYTWLCSLDQVKGIDLGGTYINDKAAIEFVKSIAATERDNTVDFLSKVNFFSIMMDGSTDISGDEQEALYLRFSLHGKVTERFLAIGTPNSTCAVDLESFLMKVFTDCRIDKAKLVGMGSDGASNMVGKKGGLSALLKNNINDELVNVHCFAHRLELAFRDVLKKSKLYDRLMTLLIGLYYFYTKQYKNKRGLLDAIRALNVKGVVPTKVTGTRWLAHLFRGMNNMMRTFQAYEAHLCSLSHKNPKAEGLAKILLRKDLVCFVLFLQEALEPLMRLSLKLQKTESTVADSVIWAESTIELLEEFKTSLC, encoded by the exons ATGTTGGGACTGAAATTTGTTGAGGGTGCTATACCAGGAAAAAAACTAAAGCTTAGCAATCCCGATTCAACGAAAAACAACAAGAATTACGAGGCGAAAAGACCTCCACGAAAATTTAACCCAAAATGGAAGGAGGGGCGATCATGGCTGACTTACAACGACGAGAAAAGTGCAATGACTTGTTCAGTGTGTGTCGAGCGTTATGCTTCAAAGTCAGGTTCCAATCGTACCCCAACTGGAATAAGCTCAAACTTAAAAGGTCAGAACACCTTTTTAGACGGATGCACAAATTTCAGAGTGACTGCTGTGGTCGACCACGAGTCCAGCGTTGCTCATAAAAAGGCCATAGAATTTCAAAATGCGTCTGCTAAGACAGGGTCGGATATTTTGACCAACACTTCTGCCGGCAAAGCTTTACAGTCGTTAAGAAAAGCTGAAAAAGACAGActtgtttttttatttcgaaATGCTCATGCTGTTATGAAGCACAATCGGCCAATGCGTGACTACACATGGTTGTGTTCATTGGATCAAGTTAAag GTATTGATCTAGGCGGCACATATATCAACGACAAAGCTGCCATTGAATTTGTGAAGTCAATAGCTGCTACCGAGAGAGACAACACTGTAGATTTTCTCAGCAAAGTCAACTTTTTCTCTATCATGATGGACGGATCAACTGACATCAGTGGTGATGAACAGGAGGCACTTTATTTGCGGTTCTCCTTGCATGGAAAAGTCACAGAGAGATTCCTAGCAATTGGAACACCAAATAGCACCTGTGCAGTTGACTTGGAATCCTTTTTGATGAAGGTGTTTACTGATTGCAGGATTGATAAAG CAAAACTGGTTGGAATGGGGAGTGATGGGGCCTCAAACATGGTGGGGAAAAAAGGAGGACTCTCTGCtctgttgaaaaacaacatTAACGATGAACTTGTTAATGTCCATTGCTTTGCGCATAGACTTGAACTGGCGTTCAGGGATGTACTCAAAAAAAGCAAACTGTACGATAGACTTATGACGTTACTGATAGGTCTGTACTATTTTTACACAAAACAGTACAAAAACAAGCGGGGGCTACTTGATGCTATCAGAGCTTTAAATGTGAAGGGTGTGGTGCCTACAAAGGTGACCGGAACACGTTGGCTAGCCCATTTGTTCCGTGGGATGAACAACATGATGCGTACTTTCCAAGCATATGAGGCACATCTCTGTAGCCTGAGCCACAAGAATCCTAAAGCAGAGGGCCTGGCAAAGATCTTGTTGAGGAAAGACCTTGTGTGCTTTGTTCTTTTTCTCCAG GAAGCTTTAGAACCTCTCATGAGACTGTCGCTTAAACTGCAAAAAACAGAATCCACTGTGGCTGATAGTGTTATTTGGGCAGAATCCACCATAGAGTTGTTGGAAGAGTTCAAGACCAG tCTTTGCTGA